One Sanguibacter keddieii DSM 10542 genomic window carries:
- a CDS encoding carbohydrate ABC transporter permease produces the protein MTAPTLTPESVPPAASERPPVRRRRRGGRDEEGRRVNWWLTALLAVCALTVLVPLYFTVVTALKTPDQLGGSGFGLPTSIHLQNFADAWNLTNFPRALMNTALITVGAVLLTLATNAMVAYAIARNMHRRLFKGIFFYLVSAIFVPFPIIMLPVVKQTSLLGLDNQAGLILLYTVFGLSTNTLFFTAFIRSIPVELEEAALLDGASTWTVFTKIVFPLLSPMLATVGILTCVWAWNDFLLPLVVLSDPAAQTLPLANYVFQGQFNTNYTAAFASYLMAMAPLLLVYLFAQRWVISGVMRGSIK, from the coding sequence ATGACTGCACCAACCCTCACCCCAGAGTCCGTCCCGCCCGCCGCGAGCGAGCGCCCACCCGTCCGACGCCGCCGCCGCGGAGGCCGCGACGAGGAGGGCCGCCGGGTCAACTGGTGGCTCACCGCCCTGCTCGCCGTCTGCGCGCTCACGGTCCTCGTCCCGCTCTACTTCACGGTCGTCACCGCCCTCAAGACCCCGGACCAGCTCGGCGGCTCCGGCTTCGGGCTCCCCACGTCGATCCACCTGCAGAACTTCGCCGACGCGTGGAACCTCACCAACTTCCCGCGGGCGCTCATGAACACCGCGCTCATCACCGTCGGTGCGGTGCTGCTGACCCTCGCGACCAACGCGATGGTCGCCTACGCGATCGCCCGCAACATGCACCGCAGGCTGTTCAAGGGGATCTTCTTCTACCTGGTCTCGGCGATCTTCGTGCCGTTCCCCATCATCATGCTCCCCGTGGTGAAGCAGACCTCGCTGCTCGGGCTCGACAACCAGGCCGGCCTGATCCTGCTCTACACGGTGTTCGGGCTCTCGACGAACACCCTGTTCTTCACGGCCTTCATCCGCTCGATCCCGGTCGAGCTCGAGGAGGCGGCCCTGCTCGACGGTGCCTCGACATGGACCGTGTTCACCAAGATCGTGTTCCCGCTGCTCTCACCGATGCTCGCGACCGTCGGCATCCTCACCTGCGTGTGGGCGTGGAACGACTTCCTCCTGCCGCTCGTGGTGCTCTCCGACCCCGCGGCGCAGACGCTCCCGCTGGCCAACTACGTGTTCCAGGGCCAGTTCAACACCAACTACACCGCCGCCTTCGCGTCGTACCTCATGGCGATGGCGCCGCTGCTGCTCGTCTACCTGTTCGCACAGCGCTGGGTGATCTCCGGCGTCATGAGAGGCTCGATCAAATGA
- a CDS encoding ROK family transcriptional regulator, translating to MSEAGHGGSPVTDSARDLAREVLVHGPISRTELSRRLGLSPASLTRLSRTFLDSGILVEGPEVSDGAVGRPVKPLDVRVDARRFVGIKLTGEAALGVSTDLRADQTGSASSDLASTTLDGVLDAIERVVGALGGPAGFDGIGVSLGGNVSDGVVDRAPFLGWRDVDLRSALVDRLGIPTTVENDVVALTAAEHWFGAGRGSTDFAVLTIGAGVGYGLVVNDHVVRTADVGFGLLGHFPLDPTGPLCMDGHRGCSTAMLTTGSMCAQVSVALARQVTYDEVLLLAAQDHPVAREVVGSAVRSLGRLIAAITNIALVSTVVLAGEGVGLVEGRAAELEAAIAADRDPDGGPVRLVVDDSGFVPWARGAAAVAIQSSFGVLGT from the coding sequence ATGAGCGAGGCTGGGCACGGGGGCTCACCCGTCACCGACTCGGCGCGCGACCTCGCCCGCGAGGTCCTCGTCCACGGGCCGATCAGCCGCACCGAGCTGTCACGCCGCCTGGGCCTGTCCCCCGCGAGCCTCACCCGACTCAGCCGGACGTTCCTCGACAGCGGGATCCTCGTCGAGGGGCCCGAGGTGTCCGACGGAGCGGTCGGCCGCCCGGTCAAGCCGCTCGACGTCCGGGTCGACGCACGACGGTTCGTCGGCATCAAGCTCACCGGCGAGGCGGCGCTCGGCGTCAGCACCGACCTGCGCGCCGACCAGACCGGGTCCGCGTCGTCCGACCTCGCGTCGACCACGCTCGACGGGGTCCTCGACGCGATCGAGCGGGTCGTCGGGGCCCTCGGCGGCCCGGCGGGCTTCGACGGGATCGGCGTGAGCCTCGGCGGGAACGTGTCGGACGGCGTCGTGGACCGCGCACCGTTCCTCGGGTGGCGCGACGTCGACCTGCGCAGCGCGCTCGTCGACCGCCTCGGGATCCCGACGACCGTCGAGAACGACGTCGTCGCGCTCACCGCCGCCGAGCACTGGTTCGGGGCGGGGCGCGGCTCGACCGACTTCGCCGTGCTGACCATCGGCGCCGGTGTCGGCTACGGGCTCGTGGTCAACGACCACGTGGTCCGCACGGCCGACGTCGGGTTCGGCCTGCTCGGGCACTTCCCGCTCGACCCGACCGGCCCGCTGTGCATGGACGGCCACCGAGGGTGCTCGACGGCGATGCTCACCACCGGGAGCATGTGCGCCCAGGTGTCCGTCGCACTGGCTCGGCAGGTCACCTACGACGAGGTGCTGCTCCTCGCCGCGCAGGACCACCCGGTGGCCCGCGAGGTCGTGGGGAGCGCCGTGCGGTCCCTCGGTCGGCTCATCGCCGCCATCACCAACATCGCCCTGGTGAGCACCGTGGTGCTCGCCGGCGAGGGTGTCGGCCTCGTCGAGGGCCGCGCCGCCGAGCTCGAGGCCGCGATCGCGGCCGACCGCGACCCCGACGGCGGCCCCGTGCGGCTGGTGGTCGACGACAGTGGGTTCGTCCCCTGGGCGCGGGGCGCGGCGGCCGTCGCCATCCAGAGCAGCTTCGGGGTGCTCGGTACCTGA
- a CDS encoding HNH endonuclease signature motif containing protein: MSSRQRDHSDGASSTTHRWSAARRWSAARDEVLGELLDEVVRADRAIAAAQARRLRAVEAAREWAAGSLAHLAPGAPTADLGDPRARAELRVARDLADRALVSEVGCALRTPEITARGIVEHARTLVHDLPTTLGALERGDVTVRHTEVVVEHTVALDGPDRAALEARLLERATMSTVSDLRRFARRERERTHPRPLQERHREKLLDRQVQVEPARDGMMWLHQYLPATQATAIFNRLTDISVALQGPDEPRTLAQLRADAFTALMLDDTCAVEAPTVTAPASMAGAAGAPPVEPRGDRASGARPEDPWGRGVPAGQSLRGVVPTVAVTVPVLTLLGHGDEPGHLEGYGPVDPATARELAARAPSFARVLTHPETGVVLSVGRDRYAVPADLKTWLRLRDETCRFPGCARRAQRCDIDHLVPWHRGGTTDHENLVHLCRHHHRLKHETGWTVERVVAHPPTGPDRAAPDDTPVSAQVTGHATAPVSVQGPAQVSAPGGARGTSHEADLRWTSPAGRVYDARPALALPATPPGHPARDPAAAVPAFPELPPF; encoded by the coding sequence ATGAGTTCGAGGCAGCGGGACCACAGCGACGGTGCGTCGTCGACCACGCACCGGTGGTCGGCTGCGCGCCGGTGGTCGGCTGCGCGGGACGAGGTCCTGGGCGAGCTGCTCGACGAGGTCGTCCGTGCCGACCGTGCGATCGCCGCCGCACAGGCCCGGCGTCTGCGTGCGGTCGAGGCTGCGCGGGAGTGGGCTGCCGGGTCGCTCGCCCACCTGGCCCCGGGCGCCCCGACCGCCGACCTCGGGGACCCTCGCGCTCGCGCCGAGCTGCGCGTCGCCCGGGACCTCGCCGACCGCGCCCTCGTGTCTGAGGTCGGCTGCGCGCTGAGGACGCCGGAGATCACCGCACGAGGGATCGTCGAGCATGCCCGGACGCTCGTCCACGACCTCCCGACCACTCTCGGGGCGCTCGAGCGCGGCGACGTCACCGTGCGGCACACGGAGGTCGTCGTCGAGCACACCGTAGCCCTGGACGGTCCCGACCGGGCGGCCCTCGAGGCTCGCCTGCTCGAGAGGGCGACGATGTCGACGGTCTCCGACCTGCGCAGGTTCGCCCGCCGTGAGCGCGAGAGGACGCACCCCCGACCGCTGCAGGAGCGCCACCGCGAGAAGCTCCTAGACCGTCAGGTCCAGGTCGAGCCCGCGCGCGACGGGATGATGTGGCTCCACCAGTACCTCCCGGCGACCCAGGCCACCGCGATCTTCAACCGCCTCACCGACATCTCGGTGGCCCTCCAGGGCCCCGACGAGCCCCGTACCCTGGCACAGCTGCGGGCCGACGCCTTCACCGCGCTGATGCTCGACGACACGTGCGCCGTGGAGGCCCCGACGGTCACGGCACCCGCATCCATGGCAGGCGCAGCAGGAGCTCCTCCCGTCGAACCACGAGGCGACCGGGCGTCGGGTGCTCGGCCGGAAGACCCCTGGGGGCGCGGCGTACCGGCAGGGCAGTCCCTCCGCGGCGTCGTCCCGACGGTCGCGGTCACCGTCCCTGTGCTGACACTGCTGGGTCACGGTGACGAGCCGGGGCACCTGGAGGGCTACGGCCCTGTCGACCCGGCCACCGCGCGCGAGCTCGCCGCGCGCGCCCCCTCCTTCGCACGCGTGCTCACGCACCCCGAGACCGGCGTCGTGCTGTCCGTGGGCCGCGACCGGTACGCCGTCCCCGCAGACCTCAAGACCTGGCTGCGGCTGCGTGACGAGACGTGCCGGTTCCCGGGATGCGCCCGCCGGGCGCAGCGGTGCGACATCGACCACCTGGTGCCGTGGCACCGCGGCGGCACGACCGACCACGAGAACCTCGTCCACCTCTGCCGCCACCACCACCGCCTCAAGCACGAGACAGGGTGGACGGTCGAGAGAGTCGTCGCCCACCCACCGACGGGGCCCGACCGAGCGGCCCCGGACGACACGCCGGTCTCCGCCCAGGTCACCGGGCACGCCACCGCGCCGGTCTCCGTGCAGGGTCCAGCTCAGGTCTCCGCTCCTGGCGGCGCGCGGGGCACCTCCCACGAGGCGGACCTCCGGTGGACCTCCCCGGCCGGACGCGTCTACGACGCACGCCCGGCCCTCGCGCTCCCCGCGACACCTCCCGGGCACCCGGCGCGCGACCCCGCTGCCGCGGTCCCTGCCTTCCCGGAGCTCCCACCCTTCTGA
- a CDS encoding carbohydrate ABC transporter permease, translated as MTTSSTAPARAPRATNPRAAARRRPGTSRVSRTFYWMVLPAVLLFFVLHTIPVLNGIFFSMTNYAGYGEWDFTWFANYVNLFKDDQVLNAYAFTFGFALVSTILVNVISLAIALGLNSRIKFKTGLRGIFFIPNILSILVIGYVFNYLFSNSLPEIASGLGIDALSTSILANPDLAWVGIVILAVWQAAAFNIIIYLAGLQTIPGELYEAASLDGASVWRTFRSITFPLIGPFFTINMVLSLKNFLQVFDHIMALTAGGPGTSTQSVSLLIYRGGFQGGEYAYQTANAVIFLVVIVLISVFQLRVLQRREASF; from the coding sequence ATGACCACGTCCTCGACAGCCCCGGCGCGCGCACCGCGCGCCACGAACCCCCGGGCGGCAGCGCGACGCCGACCCGGCACGAGCCGGGTCTCCCGGACCTTCTACTGGATGGTGCTCCCCGCAGTCCTGCTGTTCTTCGTCCTGCACACCATCCCGGTGCTCAACGGGATCTTCTTCTCGATGACCAACTACGCCGGCTACGGCGAGTGGGACTTCACCTGGTTCGCCAACTACGTCAACCTCTTCAAGGACGACCAGGTCCTCAACGCCTACGCCTTCACCTTCGGCTTCGCGCTCGTGTCGACGATCCTCGTGAACGTCATCTCGCTCGCGATCGCCCTCGGCCTCAACTCGCGGATCAAGTTCAAGACCGGCCTGCGCGGGATCTTCTTCATCCCGAACATCCTGTCGATCCTCGTCATCGGCTACGTGTTCAACTACCTGTTCTCGAACTCGCTCCCGGAGATCGCCTCGGGGCTCGGCATCGACGCCCTGTCCACGTCGATCCTGGCGAACCCGGACCTCGCGTGGGTGGGCATCGTGATCCTCGCGGTCTGGCAGGCGGCGGCCTTCAACATCATCATCTACCTCGCCGGGCTCCAGACGATCCCGGGCGAGCTCTACGAGGCCGCCTCGCTCGACGGCGCCAGCGTGTGGCGGACGTTCAGGTCCATCACCTTCCCGCTCATCGGGCCGTTCTTCACCATCAACATGGTCCTGTCGCTCAAGAACTTCCTGCAGGTCTTCGACCACATCATGGCGCTCACGGCCGGTGGGCCCGGGACGTCGACGCAGTCGGTGTCCCTGCTCATCTACCGCGGTGGTTTCCAGGGCGGCGAGTACGCCTACCAGACGGCCAACGCGGTGATCTTCCTCGTCGTGATCGTCCTCATCTCCGTGTTCCAGCTGCGAGTGCTCCAGCGTCGGGAGGCGTCGTTCTGA
- a CDS encoding ABC transporter substrate-binding protein → MPHDHHPTPVPLDPVSTRITQRTTSTTSTTSTAPGRRRPWARTVAAGTAAALVALAAAGCSGADDGTVTLNFFQFKPEAVAQFDDIIAGFEAENPGIEVVQNHVPNADTALRTLLVKNKVPDVMTLNAGATFGELARAGVFADVADLPVMETVADAPVKIVTDLGQNGDEISGVPFALAASSIIYNKTIFAEHDVEVPQTWDELIAAADTFQAAGVTPFYGTLKDQWTVLPSFNNLGGALQPDGFFDDLRALGADAGPGTDPSFSADYREATEKLVTLFSYNQPNRDSRDYNAGNKAFADGESAMYLQGTYAIAPILENNPDLDLGTFPYPATDDPADTVLVTGVDVVLAMGRDTPHRAEVEKFVDYMMRPENVETYGTAQSTFSPLVDAPPSTNPYLAGLNDYVEEGRIIGYLDHQIPAAVPLQPMLQQLIIDSDVDAFLTNLDSEWRKVAARSNQR, encoded by the coding sequence ATGCCGCACGACCACCACCCGACCCCGGTGCCGCTGGACCCGGTGAGCACTCGGATCACCCAGCGCACGACGAGCACCACGAGCACGACGAGCACCGCGCCGGGCCGACGACGGCCCTGGGCCCGCACCGTGGCAGCGGGGACCGCCGCCGCGCTCGTGGCGCTCGCCGCCGCCGGTTGCAGCGGGGCCGACGACGGCACCGTCACGCTGAACTTCTTCCAGTTCAAGCCCGAGGCCGTCGCGCAGTTCGACGACATCATCGCCGGCTTCGAGGCGGAGAACCCGGGCATCGAGGTCGTGCAGAACCACGTGCCCAACGCCGACACCGCCCTGCGCACCCTGCTCGTCAAGAACAAGGTGCCCGACGTCATGACGCTCAACGCGGGTGCGACCTTCGGTGAGCTCGCCCGGGCCGGGGTCTTCGCCGACGTGGCCGACCTCCCGGTGATGGAGACGGTCGCCGATGCCCCGGTGAAGATCGTCACCGACCTCGGCCAGAACGGCGACGAGATCAGCGGGGTGCCCTTCGCGCTCGCCGCGTCGAGCATCATCTACAACAAGACGATCTTCGCCGAGCACGACGTCGAGGTGCCGCAGACCTGGGACGAGCTCATCGCCGCCGCCGACACCTTCCAGGCGGCCGGGGTCACCCCGTTCTACGGGACCCTCAAGGACCAGTGGACGGTGCTGCCCTCCTTCAACAACCTCGGCGGCGCGCTCCAGCCCGACGGGTTCTTCGACGACCTCCGCGCGCTCGGCGCCGACGCCGGCCCGGGCACCGACCCGTCGTTCTCGGCCGACTACCGGGAGGCGACGGAGAAGCTCGTGACGCTCTTCTCCTACAACCAGCCGAACCGTGACAGCCGGGACTACAACGCGGGGAACAAGGCCTTCGCCGACGGCGAGTCCGCCATGTACCTCCAGGGCACCTATGCCATCGCGCCCATCCTCGAGAACAACCCGGACCTCGACCTCGGGACCTTCCCGTACCCCGCGACCGACGACCCGGCCGACACCGTCCTGGTGACCGGCGTCGACGTCGTGCTCGCCATGGGGCGGGACACCCCGCACCGCGCCGAGGTCGAGAAGTTCGTCGACTACATGATGCGACCCGAGAACGTCGAGACCTACGGCACCGCCCAGTCGACCTTCTCCCCGCTCGTCGACGCACCGCCCTCGACCAACCCGTACCTCGCAGGGCTCAACGACTACGTCGAGGAGGGCCGGATCATCGGGTACCTGGACCACCAGATCCCCGCGGCCGTCCCGCTCCAGCCGATGCTGCAGCAGCTGATCATCGACAGCGACGTCGACGCCTTCCTCACCAACCTCGACAGCGAGTGGCGCAAGGTCGCAGCCCGCTCCAACCAGCGATGA
- a CDS encoding alpha-galactosidase: protein MQRRVIHLRNGGTSLVIDPTTPGLPTIVHWGHDLGDAAQADLDGLALAAEPQRVSGGLDVPARLTLLPLDAAGWLGTPGLEGHRSGRVFSPSFALSTVEHGPSTATITAVDDHGALTLVVELEVSDAGLVRQRLSLTNTGPDDYSLLALAATFPLPAQATEIMDTTGRHLRERSPQRRALTVGTHLRESRKGRPGADATLLLAAGTPGFGFERGQVHAVHVAWSGNHRLAAERTVTAESALTAGELLAPGEVDLAPGATYSTPWVLGSWGDGLTELSARFHTELRSRPRHPQRPRPVTLNTWEAVYFDHDLATLTALAERAAAVGVERFVLDDGWFLGRRDDTAGLGDWTVDPAVWPHGLTPLVETVTGLGMEFGLWVEPEMVNLDSDLARAHPGWILQPGGRLPVEGRQQHVLNLADPDAYAHVFESLDALLVEHPISYLKWDHNRELTSAGDARTGRATVHEHTLALYRLLDELHARHPALEIESCASGGARVDLGILERTDRVWTSDCIDPLERLDNQRYTGLLVPPELLGAHVGGPRSHSTHRTHDLDLRAGVAFFGHLGIEWDLTTVDDDQLAALGRWVEAHKQARDLLHTGRVVHADLPVATADLRGVVAQDRSRALYAYTQTATSLTYPAGRVHLPGLDPDASYRVRLAAPTAALAGPGQSPLRWASDGARSTGRALGTTGIQAPVLYPEELVLLEATVIG, encoded by the coding sequence ATGCAACGACGCGTGATCCACCTCCGCAACGGAGGCACCAGCCTGGTCATCGACCCGACCACCCCGGGCCTCCCGACGATCGTCCACTGGGGGCACGACCTGGGCGACGCCGCCCAGGCGGACCTCGACGGGCTCGCCCTCGCCGCCGAGCCGCAGCGTGTCTCGGGCGGCCTCGACGTCCCGGCCCGTCTCACGCTCCTCCCGCTCGACGCCGCCGGGTGGCTCGGCACCCCGGGGCTCGAGGGGCATCGCAGCGGGCGCGTCTTCTCCCCGTCCTTCGCCCTCTCCACGGTCGAGCACGGGCCGAGCACCGCGACGATCACGGCGGTCGACGACCACGGCGCCCTCACCCTCGTCGTCGAGCTCGAGGTCTCCGACGCCGGGCTCGTCCGGCAGCGGCTCTCGCTCACCAACACCGGTCCGGACGACTACTCGCTGCTCGCGCTCGCCGCGACCTTCCCCCTCCCGGCGCAAGCCACCGAGATCATGGACACCACGGGCCGGCACCTGCGCGAGCGCAGCCCGCAGCGGCGGGCCCTCACCGTCGGCACCCACCTCCGCGAGAGCCGCAAGGGCCGCCCCGGCGCGGACGCCACGCTGCTCCTCGCCGCAGGCACCCCTGGGTTCGGCTTCGAGCGGGGCCAGGTGCACGCCGTGCACGTCGCCTGGAGCGGCAACCACCGCCTGGCCGCGGAGCGCACGGTGACGGCCGAGTCGGCGCTCACCGCAGGAGAGCTGCTCGCCCCGGGCGAGGTCGACCTCGCCCCGGGCGCCACCTACTCCACCCCGTGGGTGCTCGGGTCCTGGGGCGACGGCCTCACCGAGCTCTCGGCGCGCTTCCACACCGAGCTCCGCAGCCGTCCGCGGCACCCGCAGCGCCCGCGCCCGGTCACCCTCAACACCTGGGAGGCCGTGTACTTCGACCACGACCTCGCCACCCTCACGGCCCTCGCCGAGCGAGCCGCCGCGGTCGGGGTCGAGCGCTTCGTCCTCGACGACGGCTGGTTCCTCGGCCGGCGCGACGACACCGCAGGCCTCGGCGACTGGACCGTCGACCCCGCCGTCTGGCCCCATGGGCTCACGCCGCTCGTGGAGACCGTCACCGGCCTCGGGATGGAGTTCGGGCTCTGGGTCGAGCCCGAGATGGTCAACCTCGACTCGGACCTCGCCCGCGCCCACCCGGGCTGGATCCTCCAGCCGGGTGGCCGCCTGCCCGTCGAAGGGCGTCAGCAGCACGTCCTCAACCTCGCCGACCCCGACGCCTACGCCCACGTCTTCGAGAGCCTCGACGCGCTCCTCGTCGAGCACCCCATCAGCTACCTCAAGTGGGACCACAACCGCGAGCTGACCAGCGCCGGCGACGCCCGCACCGGTCGCGCGACCGTCCACGAGCACACCCTCGCGCTCTACCGGCTCCTCGACGAGCTGCACGCGCGCCACCCCGCGCTCGAGATCGAGTCCTGCGCCTCGGGTGGGGCCCGCGTCGACCTCGGCATCCTCGAGCGCACCGACCGCGTCTGGACGAGCGACTGCATCGACCCCCTCGAGCGCCTCGACAACCAGCGGTACACCGGGCTCCTCGTCCCGCCCGAGCTCCTCGGCGCGCACGTCGGCGGCCCGCGGTCCCACTCGACGCACCGCACCCACGACCTCGACCTGCGCGCCGGGGTCGCGTTCTTCGGGCACCTCGGGATCGAGTGGGACCTCACCACCGTCGACGACGACCAGCTCGCCGCGCTCGGCCGGTGGGTCGAGGCCCACAAGCAGGCACGCGACCTCCTGCACACGGGACGCGTCGTGCACGCCGACCTGCCCGTCGCGACGGCCGACCTGCGCGGCGTCGTCGCGCAGGACCGTTCCCGCGCGCTCTACGCCTACACCCAGACCGCCACGAGCCTCACCTACCCGGCCGGACGGGTCCACCTGCCCGGCCTCGACCCCGACGCCAGCTACCGGGTGCGGCTCGCCGCACCCACCGCGGCCCTCGCCGGACCGGGCCAGTCGCCCCTCCGCTGGGCGTCCGACGGCGCCCGGTCCACCGGACGTGCCCTCGGCACGACCGGCATCCAGGCCCCCGTGCTCTACCCCGAGGAGCTCGTGCTCCTCGAGGCGACAGTCATCGGCTGA
- the groL gene encoding chaperonin GroEL (60 kDa chaperone family; promotes refolding of misfolded polypeptides especially under stressful conditions; forms two stacked rings of heptamers to form a barrel-shaped 14mer; ends can be capped by GroES; misfolded proteins enter the barrel where they are refolded when GroES binds), translating to MAKIIAFNEEARRGMERGLNVLADTVKVTLGPKGRNVVLDKKWGAPTITNDGVSIAKEIDLEDPFERIGAELVKEVAKKTDDVAGDGTTTATVLAQALVREGLRNVAAGSNPIALKRGIEKAVEAVIEQLLVAAKDIETKEEIAATAAISAGDSAIGELIAEALDKVGKEGVITVEESNTFGLELELTEGMRFDKGFLARYFETDAERQEAVLEDPYVLIVESKISNVKDLLPLLDQVMKAGRSLLIIAEDVEGEALATLVLNKIRGTFKSVAVKAPGFGDRRKAILQDIAILTGGQVISETVGLKLETATLDLLGQARKVVVTKDETTIVEGSGDVDQIAGRVKQIRSEIEKSDSDYDREKLQERLAKLAGGVAVIKAGAATEVELKERKHRIEDAVRNAKAAVEEGIVAGGGVALIQAGKVAFETAALVALEGDEATGANIVRASIDAPLKQIAINAGLEGGVVAEKVRNLPSGQGLNAATGVYEDLLAAGVNDPVKVTRSALQNAASIAALFLTTEAVVADKPEKAPAMPGGDGGMGGMDF from the coding sequence ATGGCAAAGATCATTGCCTTCAACGAGGAGGCCCGTCGCGGCATGGAGCGTGGACTCAACGTCCTCGCCGACACCGTGAAGGTCACGCTCGGCCCCAAGGGTCGCAACGTCGTCCTCGACAAGAAGTGGGGCGCGCCCACCATCACTAACGATGGTGTGAGCATCGCCAAGGAGATCGACCTCGAGGACCCGTTCGAGCGCATCGGTGCCGAGCTCGTCAAGGAGGTCGCCAAGAAGACCGACGACGTCGCTGGCGACGGAACCACCACCGCCACCGTCCTCGCCCAGGCGCTCGTGCGCGAGGGCCTGCGCAACGTCGCAGCCGGCTCGAACCCGATCGCGCTCAAGCGCGGCATCGAGAAGGCCGTCGAGGCTGTCATCGAGCAGCTCCTCGTCGCCGCGAAGGACATCGAGACCAAGGAAGAGATCGCGGCCACCGCTGCCATCTCGGCCGGTGACAGCGCGATCGGCGAGCTCATCGCCGAGGCGCTCGACAAGGTCGGCAAGGAAGGTGTCATCACCGTCGAGGAGTCGAACACCTTCGGCCTCGAGCTCGAGCTCACCGAGGGCATGCGCTTCGACAAGGGCTTCCTCGCCCGCTACTTCGAGACCGATGCCGAGCGTCAGGAAGCGGTCCTCGAGGACCCGTACGTCCTGATCGTCGAGTCGAAGATCTCGAACGTCAAGGACCTCCTGCCGCTGCTCGACCAGGTCATGAAGGCCGGTCGCTCGCTGCTCATCATCGCCGAGGACGTCGAGGGCGAGGCTCTTGCGACCCTCGTGCTCAACAAGATCCGTGGCACCTTCAAGTCCGTCGCCGTCAAGGCTCCGGGCTTCGGCGACCGCCGCAAGGCCATCCTCCAGGACATCGCGATCCTCACCGGTGGCCAGGTCATCTCCGAGACTGTCGGCCTCAAGCTCGAGACCGCCACGCTCGACCTGCTCGGCCAGGCCCGCAAGGTCGTCGTCACGAAGGACGAGACGACCATCGTCGAGGGCTCCGGCGACGTCGACCAGATCGCCGGTCGCGTCAAGCAGATCCGTTCCGAGATCGAGAAGTCGGACTCCGACTACGACCGCGAGAAGCTCCAGGAGCGCCTCGCGAAGCTCGCCGGTGGTGTCGCGGTCATCAAGGCCGGCGCCGCCACGGAGGTCGAGCTCAAGGAGCGCAAGCACCGCATCGAGGACGCCGTGCGCAACGCCAAGGCAGCCGTCGAAGAGGGCATCGTCGCCGGTGGTGGCGTCGCTCTCATCCAGGCTGGCAAGGTCGCGTTCGAGACTGCCGCTCTCGTCGCCCTCGAGGGTGACGAGGCGACCGGTGCGAACATCGTCCGCGCCTCGATCGACGCTCCGCTCAAGCAGATCGCGATCAACGCCGGGCTCGAGGGTGGAGTCGTGGCCGAGAAGGTCCGCAACCTCCCCTCCGGCCAGGGCCTCAACGCCGCGACCGGCGTGTACGAGGACCTGCTCGCGGCTGGTGTCAACGACCCGGTCAAGGTGACGCGCTCTGCTCTGCAGAACGCTGCCTCGATCGCGGCGCTGTTCCTCACCACCGAGGCAGTCGTGGCCGACAAGCCCGAGAAGGCTCCGGCCATGCCGGGCGGCGACGGCGGCATGGGCGGCATGGACTTCTGA